AGCGGAGGGACGATGGCCCCTCGGAGGAAGATCCGTTCCCCGTTTATCGACCACACGTGGTTGTGCATCTGGACTGACCGGAAGCCGGTGCGTCGCACCACCCGGTCACTGACCCGACCGTCTTCGGTGGCCACCTCGAGCTCCACGTCGTGTAGTGGCTGGTCGCCCATTTCGGCGGGCCACCACAATGGTGGGCGCGGAATACGGATCGACCACTCGACCCGGTTTTCGCCGCCGGCCAACGACTGACGGTAGCGGTGGTCGACGCCCAGGACCCGGGTGTGGAACACCGCGGCCCGGGGCCGATCGGTGTGGACCACGGCGCGAAACGTCAGGGTGGCGACGGACTCGGTGGCGCGGGTACACACCACCCGGACGTGAAGCAGGGGGACCGGCCCGGTCTCTCGCAGCCGAACCGGGCGTCCGATCCCACCGGGGTTCCACGGGGCGATGCCCCGGCCGCCCTGGGTCGTCCCGGTGAGGGTGCGTTTCTCGTCCGGGTTCCCGACCGGTGGGCAGGTGGCCTCCACGGCCAGCAGGTGGTCGGAGCGGGCCCGGACTAGTTCAGTCACTTCGAGGAGGTGGGGGGTGAACGAGCCTTCGGTGGGGCCGAGGTACGAACCGTCCAACCACACGTCCCCCTGGAAGGTGACCCCGGCTAACTCCAAGAACGTTCGCCGATCTAGGTCCGGGGGTTGGGTGGAAAATCGGGTGCGGTAAAGGAGTGGCCCGTCGGCGTCGGCGAAGGCCGGGGTGCTTCGCCATGCACCGGGCACCGTGACCTCGGGCCAGTCACCGTCGTCGAGGTCCTCGAGGGGGAAATCGCGCCGCAGCATTTCGTCGGCCTCGATAGCCCGCCATGGTCCGGGCAGGGCCCCGGGCGCGTCCATGCTCCGATGCACCATGTCCAGACGCTACGCCCGGCAGGATCCTGATCAAGGCGCGCTGCCTATGGTGCCGCCATGCTCCGGCGGTGGCGGAAAGGACGGGTCCCGAGGAACCTGCTCAGGAGCAAGCCAGCCGCTAGGACAGGGAGCCGGCCGGTGGTCGGCCGGTGATGTGCTCGGAGAGCCAGCGTCCGCTCTCCTTGAGCCGTCGATTCCTGGTCACTAGCCCGCGGGGCCCGGCAAAGCCCGGGACCGGCCCCCAGCCTGCGGTGGAGTAACCGTCGAGGAGCGCGTCGTGGAACAAGCCCACGACCGGTATCCCGTCGACCGCCGCCGACTCAACCTGGGCGACGACGTCGCGCAGCAACTCGTTGCGCCAGTCATCGTCGGTCGTGGACACGCCCCATCCGGCGACTACGAGTTTCTGCTCATCGAGCCGGTCGTGGATCCTCCGGAGGGCCACGCCGAGTTCCTCGGGGAGGGGCGCTCCACCGGTGGCGTCGACCCGGGCACCTGCCGGGTAGGGCCACGTGGTCCCGTTGCCATCCAGGGCGACCGGATGGTCCCCGACCACGCCCACCAGGTCGAAGGCGTTGGCCAACTCCGGCCGGTCCACCGGAGAGCGCCAAGGCCAGGCCATCTCACCGTCGCTCAGGGCCCGCAGCCACGGATCCCAGAGCACCTGCTCCCAGTGGAGGGTCTGGTCACGGGCCAGGTCCAGAGCCTGCTGCCCGGCCTGACTCCTGACCCGGTCCCCACCGATGGTTCCCTCGGGGGATGTGGCGAACACTGACGGCGCGCCGAATACGCCCATGACCGGAGCGTCACCGCTCTGCAGGAGGCGCCACGCTTCGAAGGTTGCTTCGAGTGCGCCCTCGATAGCGACCTGGGCCGCCTCGGGGTTGGTCCTACCGGGGGGGCGGATACCTAGCAGGTGGCCCCGGAAGGCTGATCCGATGGGGTCCTCGATGGGGACCCAGCCGGCGGCCAGATCCTCGAGGGCCTCGGCGGTGCGATCGACGTGGCGGGCCCACCAGCTGCTTCGGCTCGCTGGCTCGGCGAACCCTCGCTCGTCGTCAGCGAACCACCCGGGGAGCGTCCCGTGGACCAACGTGACCCATGGTCGTAGCTTTGCCTCGACGGCGGCAGTCAAGACCTCCCGGGCCTGGTCCAGCGCGTCGGTGTCGACCACCCCCGGTCGGGGTTCGAGTCGGGCCCACTCGACGGTGATGCGGACGTCGGTAAATCCCAGTGCGGCGGTCAGCCGGAGGTCGTCGGCGTGGTCGATGGCGAACCCGGCTCCGTCACCTGAGGTCGGTACTCGTCCGTCTCGTTCCCAGCGCGACCAGTCGGCGGTCGGTGCCACCCCCTCGACCGACAGGGACGAGTCGGTCACCCCCCATAGAAAGTCCGGTTGGCTCATCGCCGTGGAACCGTGGGTTGTCTAGGGGCGGCGTTCCATCACACCGGAGTCGAAGACCACGCGGTCGCCGACCCGGGTCTGGAAGAGGACGGTGGTGTCGTCGACCTCCCACACATGGACGTCGAGTACCTCGCCGGGCATGACCGGCGACTTGAATCGGCCGCCCATGCCGCCGAATCGACCCGGGTCCGAACCACATGTCGCGTGGAGCAGTGCCCTGCCGGTGAATCCATAGGTGCACAAGCCGTGGAGGATCGGCTTGTCGAAGCCGGCGGCCGAGGCGAACGTCGGGTCGGAGTGCAGCGGGTTGCGGTCGCCGTTGAGGCGGTACAGCAGGGCCTGGTCGGCCCGGGTGGCGTAGGAGACGACATGGTCGGCACCACGGTCCGGCGCCGCCCAGTCGGCTGACGGGCCACGGTCCCCGCCCCAGCCGCCCTCGCCGCCCAGAAAGAGCCCGGCGCTGGTCGACCACAGTGGTTTGCCATCGGAGTCGGTCACGTCGGTCTCGAGGTAGACGAGCGCCGCCTTGCCTTTGTCCCAGATCGGGCCGATCTTCCCGGTGGCGATGCCGGTGCCCTCGGCGGGAATCTCCCGGTGACAGGTGATGGACTGTTCAGCGTGTAGCAGGAAGACCGGGTTGAAGCTACCGAAGTCGGGGGTTCCGCCTCCGCCCATGACCACACCCTGGGTCGGAAAGGACCGCTGGTTGATCCCATCGGAGTTCTCGGTCGTGAACTCCAGTTCGAAGCCAGTCGGGTCGGCCACGCCGGCACCGATACCGAGGGAGTACAGCAGGCTCTGCTTGGAGGTCCAGGAGATCTCGGTCGGTTCGCCGACTGATCCAACGGCGTCTGGGTTGATGGGCATTGTCACTTCCGGGTCTGTGTAGGGCGCGCCCGACGAGGCACGATGGATGGTACCGATGACGTTACGGGCTGGTCGACTGGTGCTTGCTGTTCGGGGACGTACTGGTGGACTTTGTGGAACAGCGTCGGACAGTTCGATCCCGATGTTGAATTGATTGGGAAATCCCAGATTTTCCTTGCAATTCGGGGAATCACAGTGGTGTAATTCCATGGACGGAACCCTTCGGGGGGTTCTGGGGGACCGAGACTGGCCCCAGTGACCGGAACGACCGGTCGATCGACCGGTGAAAGGCGGATCAGCAACATGGGGATCATCGCAAAGCCCGACCTGGATACCGATTGGAAGGATTCGTCGAACTGTCTCGGTGTGGATCCCGACCTGTTCTTTCCCGAGCGTGGGGCGAGTACGCGAGAAGCCAAGGAGGTGTGCCGGGGCTGCATCGTGCAGGAGGACTGCTTGGAGTATGCGCTGGCCAACGGCGAGAAGTTTGGTATCTGGGGTGGCATGAGCGAGCGGGAACGTCGCCGCATCCGTCGCCAGCGGGCCCTCGAACGGCAGGCTGCCGCCCGGACCGCTGAGGCCGTCTGAGAATCGTCCCCCGGGGCCGACACCGAGCGTCAGAGTGACCGGGCAATCGGGTGACCGGGCCAGTAGCCGGACCGGTAGGTAGAGTCGCTCTATGAACATGCTTGCATTCCTGGGGACCCAGGAACTGATCATCGTGGCGATCATCGCCCTAGTCCTATTCGGTGGGAACCAGATACCGAAGCTGGCCCGCAACCTCGGCAAGGCCCAGAAGGAGCTCCAGCGGGGGCTCGCCGAGGGTCAGGCAGAAGCCGACAAACAGTCGGAGGCCCAACCGGAGAAGGACCAGGAGTAGGCGCCCCACGTGGCGTCCCGAACTGCCGACCCCAGCCAAGCCCCGGTGGGCCACCGGTACACTCCCCGCCCATGAGCACCTTCCCCGACGATCTCCCACCCCAGCCGCCAGTCGGCGACGTGAACGTCGTCTACCTCGGTCCGTCAGCCCCCCACTGGGAGGTCCGGTCCAGTTTCGGTGATCCGCAGATGATCGAATTGTTCCGTGATCGTGTGCAGGCCCGGCTGATGTTGCTGCCGCCCCACGATCCGCAGTTCCGACGCAACCGGGAACGAATCAACCGCGACGCCGAGCGCGAGAACGTGCTCATTTCCTGGGACCTCGGCTACGAGGAAGAAGAGAGCCAGGCCTCAGCCTGAGCTTCGGCTTCTGACATCGGCTCCATTCTGGTTCGCCGGCTGTGGCCAAAACGACAGCAACCCCGACGATTGGCTCGTCGGGATCACTGCCGCAGGGAGGCCCTGCACCGGGGCGAGAGGGGAACGCCCCGTGATCGGCCGGATGCTGCCTCGTGGCAGCGCACCGGGATCAGAACAAGAATCAGGCCGCCACGGCCACCAGACCGGTCGAACGGGCGGCGGCCCGACGGTCCCGGAGGATGCGTCGACGCTGGCGCTCCGAGCAGCCACCCCAGACCCCGTGCTCGATCCGATTGGCCAGCGCGTACTCCAGACAGGGGCTGGTTGCACGGCAGTCGGCGCAGATCGCCTTGGCGATCTCCACGCCTACACCGTCGTGGGGGAAGAAAACGTTCGGGTTGCTCTGGGCGCAGGCGCCGCGCGCCATCCAGGTCGACGCCGCTCCTTCTGCCGTGGGTGATTCGGCTAGGGGACTGATGGGATTGAATTCCAGCAACTGGGTGCTCATGGTTCTCGGTGCTCTGCTTTCTGCTTGCGTGCTCTCCGTGGGGGCGACCCGGAGAGTGGTCGCTCCGCCCATGCAGGTGTGCCTGCAGGGAGAGTTCTCTCACATCGGACCGAAAACCCCCGTAAAGGGCGCGATGGCCGGGCCGGTCTTCTAGGGTTCGGCCCCGGTGGCTCCTGACACGTCTTCCCCGAACCACGGTTCCCCGTCGCAGGGTCCGCCTTCGTTGCGGCCATTGTCTGACCAGCAACGCGAGATGGTGACCCTCTTGCGGGGCTTCCTCGTCCTGGCGCTGCTGTACCTTTTCCTGACCGGGGTCGAGCTGCTCAGTGGCGGCTTCAAGATCATGGGCAAGGGCTTTGTGGACGGCCTGTTCGAGGGGGTGTCCAATCCCCTCGCCGGCCTCTTCGTCGGTCTGCTGGCTACTGTCCTAGTCCAGTCGTCATCGGTGTCGACGTCGGTGATCGTTGGGTTGGTGGCGTCTGGGGTGGTAGGCCCCGACGAGGCCGTGCCGATGATCATGGGTGCCAATCTGGGGACCACGGTTACCAACACGGTGGCCTCGCTCGGCCATGTCCGGCGCGACCAGGAGTTCCGGCGGGCCTTCGCGGCGGCCACCGTGCACGACTTCTTCAACATCCTCGCGGTGGCCATCTTCCTGCCCATCGAGCTGGCCACCGGCTACCTGTCCGAGACAGCGGAATGGATCACCGAGCGTGTGCTGGGCAGTTCCGGGGCGGCTTTCGACAGCCCGCTGAAGGCTGCGGTCAAGAAGCCGGCCAGCCTGGTCAAGGACGTCCTCGACGACCTGGGTGCCCACGGAAACTGGAAGGGCGGGCTGATGATCGTCGTCGGTCTGGCCTGCATCTTCGTGGCGCTGGGCTACATCACAAAGAACATGCGGCTGCTGGTGGCCGACCGAGTGGAGGCGGCCATCAACCGGGCTCTCGGGGCCGGTTCGGGAATCGTGGCCATCGTCCTGGGCATGGTCATCACCATTGCTGTGCAGTCGTCGTCCATCACGACCTCGGTGCTGGTGCCACTCGCCGCGTCGGGCGTTCTGACGTTGGAGAACATCTATCCGGTAACCCTGGGAGCCAACGTCGGCACCACGGTGACAGCGTTGCTGGCCTCGCTGGCCACTGGAAACCCTGCCGCGGTCACCGTGGCCCTCGTGCACACCCTGTTCAACCTCAGCGGGAGCCTGCTCGTCGCCCCGATCCGTGTCCTACGGAACCTGCCGTTGCGTCTAGCCACCGGTATGTCCGACATCGCCGCGGAGCGAAGAAGCACGGCCATTGGCTACGCCCTAGGCATGTTCGTGGTCGTCCCCCTTCTCGGCGTTCTTCTCCTCCGATGAGTGTGCGCGTCCGTTCGACGGTCAGCCCGCCATCCCGAGGGGGATCCGGCCGCGACCTGAAGCACGGTCAAACCTCGCTGGTACCGTTGCCCCTAACCCGTCAGGAGTCCCTCCCATGGTCATGAGCTTCTTCCGCCGCCCCGATGACAGCGGTATCGACCACATCGAGGCCCAGGTCCAGCGGATGGTGAACGACGCCCGACATACGTTCGACCTGGCCATGAACGCCATCACCGGAGGGTCGGTGTCCTCAGTGGCTGACGAGGTCCGGCGGACCGATCGCCAGATCAACATCACGGAGATGGAGATCCGCCGTGAGTTGGTTGTCCACTTTTCGGTCCATGCCGGCGCCGATGCCACCGAGATGCTCGTGTTCATGAACATGATCAAGGATCTCGAGCGGATCGGTGACTACAACAAAAACGTCTTTGACCTGGCCGAGGAGGGCGTGTCGTTCGCCGATGACGCAGACCTCGGGCTGATCCTCGGCTTCCGTGACGAGATCTCCTCTCGTATCGCTCTCATGGGCGAGATCTTGACCGTTCGTGACGAGGAGCGTGCCCGGGCGTTCATTGCCCAGGGGGACGAGATGCGTCGCAAGTTTGACGCTCTGGTGACCGACCTGGTGCACGCCACCGACCCGGCGTCACATGCCGTGCCACGTGCACTGTTGTTCCGGTTCCTGAAGCGGATCACCGCTCACAGCGTGAACGTGGTGACCGCGGTGGTCATGCCAGTGGATCGCCTCGACTACCACGACGAGTCCGACGACACCCGGGTCTGACCGGCTCGAGTGGCTCGGGAACGGGTGGCTAGGGAGTCGGTCGCTTAAAAGCGGGTCTGTCCATCATGAACCGCTCCTAGGGTCGAACCGTGCGTGTACTGGTCACCAACGACGACGGCATCTCCTCACCGGGCCTGCACGCGCTCGCCGCGACGGTGGCCGATGCTGGCCACGAACCGGTGGTCGCGGCCCCGTCCACCGACTGGAGCGGTGCCTCGGCCTGCCTGGGCCCACTCGATGATCCCGATCGCGTCTCGGTTCGGCGGGTGGAGGTGCCCGGTGTGGCTGGTCCGACTGGCGGCCCGTTGATCGGTTACTCGGTCGGCGCCCCGCCGGCCCTGATCTCGATGTTGGCCGATCTAGGTGGCTTTGGTCCGCCGCCCGGGCTGGTAGTGGCCGGCATCAACCGTGGGCCGAACACCGGCCGGTCCACCCTTTTCTCAGGGACAATCGGTGCCGTGCTAGCCGGTGAACGTTTTGGCCTATCCGGTATGGCGGTAAGCGCAGATGTCACGGTCACCGGTGAGACGGGGGCGACGGGGGCACCTGGCGACGTCCACTGGGAGACCGCCGCCCGGGTGGCCCGGGTGGTCCTGCCGTGGCTAGTTGATGCACCGGCCCGGACCGTGCTCAACGTGAACACCCCGGACATTCCGTTGGCTGACCTCCGGGGGGTCCGATTTGCCGAACTCGCCCCCGTCGGTGGCGTACGGACGGTGATCACCGGCCGTGACAGTACGGGGCTGGACCTCGATCTGGTGGCCAACGAGGAACTGATGCCAGACGACAGCGACACCGCGCTGATCCGTGCGGGTTGGGCCGCCGTCACGCCGATCACCCCGGCGTCCGCGTTCGGTCTGGACCTGCCTCTCGCCGAGTGGGAGCGAGACATCGGCGGTGAGGATAGGCCGCGATGAGCCCGGCCACCCCGTGAGTCCGTTCACCCGATTCGGCCGTACCCACGGCCTGGGCGCCATGTCCGACGCCATGCTGGCCGTGGCCCTCGCCGGTTCGATCTTCTTCTCCATCGACCCCGATGCGGCCCGGTGGCGGGTCGCCCTCTACCTGCTGTTGACCATCGCACCGTTCGCTGTGGTCACCCCACTCCTGGGCCCGTTGGTCGATCGGGTGAAGGGTGGTCGTCGGGGCATGATCATTACGTCGATCTTGGCCCGGATGCTGATCGCCTGGCAGATGATCGAACACATCGATGGGCTGTTGTTGTTTCCGTTGGCTTTCGGCCTGCTGGTGATGCAGAAGACGTACTCAATCGCGAAGAGCGCGGTGGTGCCGTCGCTGGTCCGCAACGACATCGAGTTGGTCGAGGCCAACGCCAAACTGGCCATGTTGAGCGCGGTCTGTTCGATGGTGGGCGCAGGAATCGGAGGCATCGCCCTGCTGTTCAGCTCGTCGTCGCCGGCCGTGGTGGCGGTTATCGGCTACGGCCTGACAATGGTGGCCGCCGTCCAGGTGCCCAAGGTGCTGGTGGCCGACGCGCCGGTGTCGGCCGGCGAACGAGCCGTGCTTCGCCAGCGCGGGATCCTCACAGCGTCGTTGGCCATAGGGCTACTACGGGCCGTGGTCGGCTTCACATCGTTCTTGCTGGCTTTCGAGTTCCGAGGTGGTGGTGGCGGTGTGTCGATCGAGTCGGTCGGCCGACCGGCTGGTGCGGGTTCGGGGTTGGTCCGAGGTGAGTCCGTGCTGGCTGCCGCACCCGCACCGGCTTGGCACTTTGGCCTGGTACTCGCCTCGGTCGGGCTGGGAGCCTTCGCCGCCGCCCAGTTCTCACCGGTCCTGCGAACTCGCCTTCTGGAAGAACGGATCATTCGCGGTGTGCTCTTCGTTGGGGTGACGTTGTCGGGACTGGCCGTGTGGTTGGGAGGGCTCTGGGGGGCCGTCCTAGTCGGCGGCACGGTGGCCATGTGCAGTGGGACGGCCAAGTTGGCCTTCGACTCGTTGGTCCAGCGGGATGCGCCTGGCACCAACCACGGTCGGTCGTTTGCCAAGTTCGAGGGTCGTTTCCAGCTGGCATGGGCCGTCGGGGCGTTCCTCGCGGTGTTCCTTCCGCTGTCGATCGAGGTCGGTTACCTATTCATTGCGGCGTTGTTCGCTGCGGCGCTCACTTGGTTCGGTTTGGCAACACCGCCGATTCCACGCATCGAGACCCCGGACGAACCGGACCGGCCCGATGGTCAGTTCGGCTTCTGGCGGCGCGGCGACCCCGGCGGGGGCTGAGCGCCGGATCCCGACCGGTCAGTCGTCCGACGGCGGATCGGGAAGTTCAAGGCGGGCCAGCCATAGCCCAGGGGCGTCCACCTCTGAGGGGGTGGGGAGGTTGCGGGCCTCGGTCCAGAGCAGGGCCAGTCCATCTTCGCCCGCCCGCTCCACGACACCGGTCACGAAGGCGGACCCACGGTCGACCTGTTCCTGGGTGAGGTTCAGGCCGAGGATGCGCTCTACGAAACGGTCGGCGTCGGACGTGGTCACTCGGCGGCGGCGCAGCGCCTCGGTCACCTGGCCGTACGAGCCGATGAGTCCGGTGCCCACAGTGTCCATTACATGGTCGACTACTCCGACCGTCACAGCCACCAGGGCCTCAAGGTGGGGCAGCAGCACTTCTTGTTCAGGAGATCGCACGGCGCCCAGTACGGCTTCGGGGTCCAGCGCATCCTGGAGACGGGCCAGTGCGTCGGCTCCGGCAGCCGGATCGGGATTCGTAGGGTTGAGGCCCGGGAGATCTTCGAGGCCCAGCTCCAGTCGGTCGCTTAGCTCGGCGGGGTCAGTTCGGAACGCCCCGGCGTGACGGGCCAAGAGGTCGCCGATGGCGTGACGGACGTGGGGAACGCCGAGCACCGCATGATGGGCGACCTCATGGAGACAGATCCAAAGCCGAAGGTCGTCCGCGGGAAGGCTCCAGTCGGCGCTGAACGCCTCGACGTTGGGGGACACGATGAGCAGGGTGTCGGCGTCGGATCCGCCGGTCGGACGGGGGATGGGGAGGTCGTAGGTACCGAGACTGCGGAGGGCGAGGCGACCGACCATCGTGCCGGTGGTCATCCCGGCCATCATTGGTGCCATGGCTGCCATGAGGCCCGATAGCCACTGGAGGGTCTGCTCGCCGCGGGGATCATCGGGGTCGATCGGCTCACCGTCTATCTCAAGACCCGAACCGACGCCGAGATCACCAGCCAGATCGGTCGGCAACTGGGCCATCTTGGATAGGTACGGCCGGTAGGCGTCGACCGACGATGATGCCCAGACGGTTCGAGTCACCGGTCGGATCGACAGTGCGCCCGAGCGGGCCACGGTGAGGCCGGTGCAGGACGCGACCTGGAGTTCAGCGACCCGCAGTAGGGACTCGTACTCCATGCGGACCATCGGGTCGACGTTCGGCTCGCTGGCCCCTTCTGACGCGATGGCCATGGCGATCTGGCGGGCCGGATCGGCGCCGGCCTGGCCCATTCCGGGAAGGCCGGTACCTGAAGGCATCCCCGCATCCATTCCGGGAAACATGCTGCCGAACGCCTGGGTGAAGGCGGCGAACGGGTCCTCTGGTGGATCCTCGGGGCTCACGAGGGCACTCTATGGGAGTGACTTCCCCCGACTACCCGCGATCCGCCACCCGGCGGACTTGCCGCTCCCTATGAGTACCGGCCGTTCCCGATGAGCCGGGTCGTGGTCACCGGATCGACCGGTGCGGTCGGACGGCAGCTCTGTGTAGGCCTGGCCGCGGCCGGGCACGAGGTCATCGGCTTGGATCGACGGTCGAGCACTGCGCCAGCGCCCGAAATAGAACTACGTACGGTCGACCTGGCGGTCACTGACCTGCGTTCACAGTTGGCCGACGTCGAGGTAGTGGTTCACCTGGCGGCCGGGGTGACTGCTGGTGATCAGGACACCGACGAGGGCCGCGACCGCCTGGCGGTCGTGGAACGGTTACTGGCTGCGGCGTCCGATGCCGGGGTGACTCATCTTGTCGTCCGCTCTTCGGCCATGGTCTACGGAGCGTGGCCCGACAACCCGGTGCCGCTGACCGAGGACGCTCCGGTACGACCGTGCCCGGATTTTGCCTTCGCCGTGCATAGGGCCCGGATGGAGGAGCTGGCCGGAGCGTGGGCCGCCGAGTCAGACGACCGTGCGTTGACCGTGCTGCGTGCAGCGGTGACTGTCGCCGAGGAGCGTCCGGGCGGCCTGGCCACCGTCGTCGGCGCCGCGGCATCCATCCGTAGCGACGAGGGCGAGCCGTTGGGGCAGTTTCTGCATTCCGACGACCTAGCGTCCGCCGCGGTGTGTGCCGTGCAGGCCCGTTACAACGGACCGTTGAACGTGGCGCCCGACGGATGGATCGGCGTGGAGGTCATGGCCGAGCTTGGTGGTCCCGGTCCCCGGCTACGTCTGCCCGGTCCGGTAGCTGCCCTGGTGACCCGGGCTTTATGGAAGGCCGGGTTGTCTCCGGCCCCCCCGGGGGTGTTCCCCTACTCGGTTCACCCGTGGGTGGTGGCCAACGACCGTCTCCGGAATCTCGGCTGGGTACCCACCCATTCCAACGAGGAGGCCTACGTGGCCGGCCACGAACCGGGCCTGCTGGACCGCATGGACGCCCAGGCTCGCCAGCAGGTCTCACTGGCCGTAGCTGGGGTTCTGGTGCTCATCCTGGGCCGGTTAATAGTGCGTCTGATCCGCCGCCCCCGGGGGTCGGGTCGGGCACCCTACGATGCGACCGATGGCCGGTGAGACCCCTTCTGATGGCCGTCCCTCTGGGGCCGGTCCGGGTGTTGTCCCCGATCTAGTGGACGGTCCGGACGACGAGACCTGGGTGGCGTTGACGGACGGCCCACTACCCGTCGACGAAGTAACCGGTTGGATCGGGCGACACGACTGTGGGGCCGTCGTGGTGTTCCGTGGTGACGCCCGGGACCATGCCGAGGGGCGCCCGGAGGTCACCGCACTGGAATACGAGGCGTACGAGTCTCAGGTGGTCCCGAGGCTAGGGCGACTGGCCGGCGAGGCTCGGAACCGATGGCCTGACCTGGGTCGCATCGCCCTGATCCACCGGACCGGACCGTTGGCCATTGGCGAGACGGCCGTGGTGGTGGCCGTGTCGTCGCCTCACCGGGACACCGCGTTCGACGCCGGCCGGTGGTGCATCGACACGCTCAAGGAAACTGTGCCGATCTGGAAGAGCGAGGCGTGGGCCGGTGGCGAGCACTGGGGTGTGGATGCCCAGCACGTGATCGAGGTGCCAGGCTCGGCGCCACAGGACAGTCCCCAGGAGGCCGTGTGAATCCAGCAGTCCTGTTCTTGGCTGGTGGGGTCAGTCTGGCCGTCGTGCTCTCGGCGGTCGTCTGGCTGTTCAGCCGTCCGAAGAAGGCCGTTGAGGACCCGAACCAGGCACGTGCCAATCTGCGGGCCCTTCGGCATGGCCCCGGCGGTGGAGCGCCCGCCCGCGGACCGGGTGCCCTTGGGACCGGTGGTATCCGTGTGCTCGGAGACGCTTCGTCCGAAGAGCCCGGATCCGGTTCCGACACCGGATCAGAGAGGCGCTGACCTCATGGCACGGGACCTGGCCAT
Above is a window of Acidimicrobiales bacterium DNA encoding:
- a CDS encoding family 1 glycosylhydrolase; its protein translation is MSQPDFLWGVTDSSLSVEGVAPTADWSRWERDGRVPTSGDGAGFAIDHADDLRLTAALGFTDVRITVEWARLEPRPGVVDTDALDQAREVLTAAVEAKLRPWVTLVHGTLPGWFADDERGFAEPASRSSWWARHVDRTAEALEDLAAGWVPIEDPIGSAFRGHLLGIRPPGRTNPEAAQVAIEGALEATFEAWRLLQSGDAPVMGVFGAPSVFATSPEGTIGGDRVRSQAGQQALDLARDQTLHWEQVLWDPWLRALSDGEMAWPWRSPVDRPELANAFDLVGVVGDHPVALDGNGTTWPYPAGARVDATGGAPLPEELGVALRRIHDRLDEQKLVVAGWGVSTTDDDWRNELLRDVVAQVESAAVDGIPVVGLFHDALLDGYSTAGWGPVPGFAGPRGLVTRNRRLKESGRWLSEHITGRPPAGSLS
- a CDS encoding MaoC/PaaZ C-terminal domain-containing protein, translating into MPINPDAVGSVGEPTEISWTSKQSLLYSLGIGAGVADPTGFELEFTTENSDGINQRSFPTQGVVMGGGGTPDFGSFNPVFLLHAEQSITCHREIPAEGTGIATGKIGPIWDKGKAALVYLETDVTDSDGKPLWSTSAGLFLGGEGGWGGDRGPSADWAAPDRGADHVVSYATRADQALLYRLNGDRNPLHSDPTFASAAGFDKPILHGLCTYGFTGRALLHATCGSDPGRFGGMGGRFKSPVMPGEVLDVHVWEVDDTTVLFQTRVGDRVVFDSGVMERRP
- a CDS encoding WhiB family transcriptional regulator encodes the protein MGIIAKPDLDTDWKDSSNCLGVDPDLFFPERGASTREAKEVCRGCIVQEDCLEYALANGEKFGIWGGMSERERRRIRRQRALERQAAARTAEAV
- a CDS encoding twin-arginine translocase TatA/TatE family subunit; protein product: MNMLAFLGTQELIIVAIIALVLFGGNQIPKLARNLGKAQKELQRGLAEGQAEADKQSEAQPEKDQE
- a CDS encoding WhiB family transcriptional regulator gives rise to the protein MSTQLLEFNPISPLAESPTAEGAASTWMARGACAQSNPNVFFPHDGVGVEIAKAICADCRATSPCLEYALANRIEHGVWGGCSERQRRRILRDRRAAARSTGLVAVAA
- a CDS encoding Na/Pi symporter encodes the protein MVTLLRGFLVLALLYLFLTGVELLSGGFKIMGKGFVDGLFEGVSNPLAGLFVGLLATVLVQSSSVSTSVIVGLVASGVVGPDEAVPMIMGANLGTTVTNTVASLGHVRRDQEFRRAFAAATVHDFFNILAVAIFLPIELATGYLSETAEWITERVLGSSGAAFDSPLKAAVKKPASLVKDVLDDLGAHGNWKGGLMIVVGLACIFVALGYITKNMRLLVADRVEAAINRALGAGSGIVAIVLGMVITIAVQSSSITTSVLVPLAASGVLTLENIYPVTLGANVGTTVTALLASLATGNPAAVTVALVHTLFNLSGSLLVAPIRVLRNLPLRLATGMSDIAAERRSTAIGYALGMFVVVPLLGVLLLR
- a CDS encoding PhoU domain-containing protein encodes the protein MVMSFFRRPDDSGIDHIEAQVQRMVNDARHTFDLAMNAITGGSVSSVADEVRRTDRQINITEMEIRRELVVHFSVHAGADATEMLVFMNMIKDLERIGDYNKNVFDLAEEGVSFADDADLGLILGFRDEISSRIALMGEILTVRDEERARAFIAQGDEMRRKFDALVTDLVHATDPASHAVPRALLFRFLKRITAHSVNVVTAVVMPVDRLDYHDESDDTRV
- a CDS encoding 5'/3'-nucleotidase SurE produces the protein MRVLVTNDDGISSPGLHALAATVADAGHEPVVAAPSTDWSGASACLGPLDDPDRVSVRRVEVPGVAGPTGGPLIGYSVGAPPALISMLADLGGFGPPPGLVVAGINRGPNTGRSTLFSGTIGAVLAGERFGLSGMAVSADVTVTGETGATGAPGDVHWETAARVARVVLPWLVDAPARTVLNVNTPDIPLADLRGVRFAELAPVGGVRTVITGRDSTGLDLDLVANEELMPDDSDTALIRAGWAAVTPITPASAFGLDLPLAEWERDIGGEDRPR
- a CDS encoding MFS transporter — translated: MSPFTRFGRTHGLGAMSDAMLAVALAGSIFFSIDPDAARWRVALYLLLTIAPFAVVTPLLGPLVDRVKGGRRGMIITSILARMLIAWQMIEHIDGLLLFPLAFGLLVMQKTYSIAKSAVVPSLVRNDIELVEANAKLAMLSAVCSMVGAGIGGIALLFSSSSPAVVAVIGYGLTMVAAVQVPKVLVADAPVSAGERAVLRQRGILTASLAIGLLRAVVGFTSFLLAFEFRGGGGGVSIESVGRPAGAGSGLVRGESVLAAAPAPAWHFGLVLASVGLGAFAAAQFSPVLRTRLLEERIIRGVLFVGVTLSGLAVWLGGLWGAVLVGGTVAMCSGTAKLAFDSLVQRDAPGTNHGRSFAKFEGRFQLAWAVGAFLAVFLPLSIEVGYLFIAALFAAALTWFGLATPPIPRIETPDEPDRPDGQFGFWRRGDPGGG
- a CDS encoding zinc-dependent metalloprotease gives rise to the protein MSPEDPPEDPFAAFTQAFGSMFPGMDAGMPSGTGLPGMGQAGADPARQIAMAIASEGASEPNVDPMVRMEYESLLRVAELQVASCTGLTVARSGALSIRPVTRTVWASSSVDAYRPYLSKMAQLPTDLAGDLGVGSGLEIDGEPIDPDDPRGEQTLQWLSGLMAAMAPMMAGMTTGTMVGRLALRSLGTYDLPIPRPTGGSDADTLLIVSPNVEAFSADWSLPADDLRLWICLHEVAHHAVLGVPHVRHAIGDLLARHAGAFRTDPAELSDRLELGLEDLPGLNPTNPDPAAGADALARLQDALDPEAVLGAVRSPEQEVLLPHLEALVAVTVGVVDHVMDTVGTGLIGSYGQVTEALRRRRVTTSDADRFVERILGLNLTQEQVDRGSAFVTGVVERAGEDGLALLWTEARNLPTPSEVDAPGLWLARLELPDPPSDD